Proteins from a genomic interval of Rhizobium etli CFN 42:
- a CDS encoding gluconokinase, whose amino-acid sequence MPEERLNGPHAIIVMGVSGCGKSSVGERLAEALHLTFVEGDALHPAANVEKMSKGIPLTDEDRMPWLDRIGEDIKASLAQGDGIIVSCSALKRIYRDRLRAAAGGNLFFVYLEGSKDLLTKRMGERKGHFMPVSLLESQLATLEVPTGEAGVVTVDIDDTIDGIAAAALKGLALLGVTG is encoded by the coding sequence ATGCCGGAAGAGCGGTTGAACGGGCCCCATGCGATCATCGTCATGGGGGTCAGCGGCTGCGGCAAGTCCTCCGTCGGCGAGAGGCTGGCGGAAGCCCTGCACCTGACTTTCGTCGAAGGCGATGCGCTGCATCCGGCCGCCAATGTCGAGAAAATGTCGAAGGGCATTCCGCTGACAGACGAGGACCGGATGCCCTGGCTCGACCGCATCGGCGAAGACATCAAGGCCTCGCTTGCACAAGGCGACGGTATCATCGTCTCCTGCTCGGCGCTGAAGCGCATCTATCGCGACAGGCTGCGGGCTGCCGCTGGCGGCAATCTGTTCTTCGTTTACCTTGAAGGCTCCAAAGACCTGCTGACCAAACGAATGGGCGAGCGCAAGGGCCATTTCATGCCGGTCTCGCTGCTCGAAAGCCAACTAGCGACGCTGGAGGTGCCGACAGGCGAGGCGGGTGTTGTCACCGTCGACATCGATGATACGATCGATGGCATCGCGGCAGCGGCGCTCAAGGGCCTTGCCTTGCTCGGCGTCACGGGTTGA
- a CDS encoding ABC transporter permease subunit → MSTVTVKTGQPSALAEFWHYFSRNKGAVIGLVVFILILVVAVFAPVFAPHAPNEQNRQALLAVPAWMEGGSASFPLGTDAVGRDILSRLIYGARFSLFIGVVVVTLSVVCGVLIGLVAGYFRGRIDTAIMRLMDIILAFPSLLLALVLVAVLGPGLTNAMIAISLVNQPHFVRLTRASVISEREKEYVIASRVAGAGTLRLMFKTILPNCLGPLIVQATLAFSAAILDAAALGFLGMGAQPPTPEWGTMLAESREFISRAWWVVTFPGLAILITVLAINLMGDGLRDALDPKLKRS, encoded by the coding sequence ATGAGCACGGTCACCGTCAAAACCGGCCAGCCATCCGCTCTTGCGGAATTCTGGCATTACTTCTCCCGCAACAAGGGCGCCGTCATCGGCCTCGTGGTCTTCATCCTCATTCTGGTCGTTGCCGTCTTCGCGCCGGTCTTTGCGCCGCATGCACCGAACGAGCAGAACCGCCAGGCGCTGCTCGCCGTGCCGGCGTGGATGGAGGGTGGCAGCGCCTCATTCCCGCTCGGAACCGATGCCGTCGGCCGCGATATCCTCTCGCGCCTGATCTACGGCGCGCGCTTCTCGCTATTCATCGGCGTCGTCGTCGTCACGCTTTCGGTCGTCTGCGGCGTTTTGATCGGCCTCGTCGCCGGATATTTCCGCGGCAGGATCGATACGGCGATCATGCGCCTGATGGATATCATCCTGGCCTTCCCGTCGCTGCTGCTCGCTCTCGTACTGGTGGCCGTGCTCGGGCCCGGCCTGACCAACGCGATGATTGCGATTTCGCTGGTCAACCAGCCGCATTTCGTCCGCCTGACGCGCGCCTCGGTCATTTCGGAACGTGAGAAGGAATATGTGATCGCCTCGCGTGTCGCCGGTGCCGGCACGCTGCGCCTGATGTTCAAGACGATCCTGCCGAACTGTCTTGGGCCGCTGATCGTCCAGGCGACGCTCGCCTTCTCGGCGGCGATCCTCGATGCTGCAGCCCTCGGCTTTCTCGGCATGGGCGCGCAGCCGCCGACACCCGAATGGGGCACGATGCTCGCCGAATCCCGCGAATTCATCTCGCGCGCCTGGTGGGTCGTAACATTCCCGGGTCTTGCCATCCTCATCACCGTTCTCGCCATCAACCTGATGGGCGACGGCCTGCGCGATGCGCTTGACCCCAAGCTGAAGAGGTCGTGA
- a CDS encoding ABC transporter substrate-binding protein, whose product MKKISVMLAATALISVMATSAWSKTLVYCSEGSPEGFDPSLYTSGTTFDASSRTVYSRLVEFKHGGTEIEPGLADSWSVSADGTEYTFKLHPGVKFQTTDFFTPTRDFNADDVVFSFERQLKADNPWNKYVEGGSYEYAAGMGFPELIKSVEKVDDLTVKFTLNHPEAPFLADLAMDFASIVSKEYADKLAADGKMAQLNQQPLGTGPFTFVAYQPDAVIRYKANESYFKGKEKIDDLVFAITSDAAVRAQKLKAGECHLIPYPNAADVPELKKDGNLTVQEQAGLNVGFLAYNTQMAPFDKPEVRRALNMAINKQAVIDAVFQGAAAVAKNPIPPTMWSYNDAVQDDKYDPEAAKKALADAGVKDLSMKVWAMPVSRPYMLNARRAAELIQADFAKIGVKVEIVTHEWAEYLKLSSDVKRDGAVILGWTGDNGDPDNFMDTLLGCDAVGGNNRAQWCNKEYDDLMTKAKLTADVGERTKAYEQAQLIFKKEAPWATLDHSLVFVPMSKKVSGFKMDPLGIHRFDGVDVSE is encoded by the coding sequence ATGAAAAAGATCTCTGTCATGCTGGCAGCGACGGCCCTGATTTCGGTCATGGCGACGTCGGCCTGGTCCAAGACCCTTGTTTATTGCTCCGAGGGTTCGCCGGAAGGCTTCGACCCGAGCCTCTATACGTCGGGCACGACCTTCGACGCCTCGTCGCGCACGGTCTACAGCCGCCTCGTCGAATTCAAGCATGGCGGCACCGAGATCGAACCCGGGCTCGCCGACAGCTGGAGCGTTTCGGCCGACGGCACGGAATACACCTTCAAGCTTCATCCCGGCGTCAAGTTCCAGACCACCGACTTCTTCACGCCGACGCGCGATTTCAACGCCGACGACGTCGTGTTCTCCTTCGAGCGCCAGCTGAAGGCCGACAATCCCTGGAACAAGTATGTCGAGGGCGGTTCCTACGAATACGCTGCCGGCATGGGCTTTCCGGAGCTGATCAAGTCGGTCGAAAAGGTCGATGACCTCACCGTCAAGTTCACGCTCAACCATCCTGAAGCGCCGTTCCTGGCCGACCTCGCCATGGATTTCGCTTCGATCGTCTCCAAGGAATATGCCGACAAGCTTGCCGCCGACGGCAAGATGGCGCAGCTCAACCAGCAGCCGCTCGGCACCGGCCCCTTCACCTTCGTCGCTTATCAGCCGGATGCCGTCATCCGCTACAAGGCGAACGAAAGCTATTTCAAGGGCAAGGAAAAGATCGACGATCTGGTTTTCGCTATCACCTCCGACGCCGCCGTCCGCGCTCAGAAGCTGAAGGCCGGCGAATGCCACCTGATCCCCTATCCGAATGCCGCCGACGTTCCGGAACTGAAGAAGGATGGAAATCTGACCGTTCAGGAACAGGCCGGCCTCAATGTCGGTTTCCTCGCCTACAACACCCAGATGGCCCCGTTCGACAAGCCGGAAGTCCGCCGTGCGCTGAACATGGCAATCAACAAGCAGGCTGTCATCGACGCCGTCTTCCAGGGTGCGGCCGCCGTTGCCAAGAACCCGATCCCGCCGACCATGTGGTCCTATAACGACGCCGTTCAGGACGACAAGTATGATCCTGAGGCCGCCAAGAAGGCGCTTGCCGATGCCGGCGTCAAGGATCTCAGCATGAAGGTCTGGGCGATGCCGGTGTCGCGTCCCTACATGCTGAACGCGCGCCGCGCCGCCGAACTGATCCAGGCCGATTTCGCCAAGATCGGCGTCAAGGTCGAGATCGTCACCCATGAATGGGCCGAATATCTGAAGCTCTCCTCCGACGTGAAGCGCGACGGCGCCGTCATCCTCGGCTGGACCGGCGACAACGGCGACCCTGACAACTTCATGGATACGCTGCTCGGCTGCGATGCCGTCGGCGGCAACAACCGCGCCCAGTGGTGCAACAAGGAATATGACGACCTGATGACCAAGGCCAAGCTGACGGCCGACGTCGGCGAGCGCACCAAGGCCTATGAGCAGGCGCAGCTCATCTTCAAGAAGGAAGCCCCCTGGGCGACCCTCGACCACTCGCTCGTCTTCGTTCCGATGAGCAAGAAGGTCTCGGGCTTCAAGATGGACCCGCTCGGCATTCACCGTTTCGACGGCGTCGACGTATCCGAATAA
- the rirA gene encoding iron-responsive transcriptional regulator RirA: protein MRLTKQTNYAVRMLMYCAANEGQLSRIPEIAKAYGVSELFLFKILQPLNKAGLVETVRGRNGGVRLGKPAADITLFDVVRVTEDSFAMAECFEDDGMVECPLVDSCGLNSALRKALNAFFAVLSEYTIDDLVKARPQINFLLGLTGEQAYRKPAIVAPAA, encoded by the coding sequence ATGCGGTTGACGAAGCAGACCAACTATGCGGTTCGCATGTTGATGTATTGTGCTGCCAATGAAGGGCAGCTGAGCCGCATCCCGGAGATCGCCAAGGCTTACGGCGTTTCCGAGCTCTTTCTTTTCAAGATCCTTCAGCCGCTGAACAAGGCAGGTCTGGTCGAGACCGTTCGCGGCCGCAACGGCGGCGTACGCTTGGGCAAGCCGGCGGCCGACATCACCCTCTTCGATGTGGTGCGGGTCACGGAAGACAGTTTCGCCATGGCCGAATGCTTCGAGGATGACGGCATGGTCGAATGCCCGCTGGTCGACAGCTGCGGCTTGAATTCGGCGCTGCGCAAGGCGCTCAATGCCTTCTTCGCCGTGCTGTCGGAATATACGATCGACGACCTCGTCAAGGCACGGCCGCAGATCAATTTCCTTCTTGGACTGACCGGTGAGCAGGCCTATCGCAAGCCCGCGATCGTCGCCCCGGCCGCCTAA
- the exoR gene encoding exopolysaccharide production regulator ExoR, with translation MVTSEFKLFKFMLMGMGIALAMSGPVRAFDIKSDVSKESGPFDLFKFGFKAYKNGQKEEAVEAYKYAAEKGHTGSRWALANMYADGDGVAQDDFEAFKIYSEIAQQGVEPGSEDTGFFVNALLSLANYYKHGISGSPVKIDLTQARQLYFQVASTFGVPEAQFQLAQMMLAGEGGNASPQQAKKWLNQARKSGHPGAMAVFGNILFDEGQTARGLALMTAALDRCKPKDCSWMEALQEQAFSVSNEADRRTAVSLSHAIASGSDD, from the coding sequence ATGGTAACGTCCGAGTTCAAATTGTTCAAATTCATGCTGATGGGCATGGGGATAGCGCTGGCAATGTCCGGCCCGGTTCGCGCTTTCGACATCAAGAGCGACGTCAGTAAGGAATCCGGTCCTTTCGACCTCTTCAAGTTCGGCTTCAAGGCCTATAAGAACGGACAGAAGGAGGAGGCGGTCGAAGCTTACAAGTACGCCGCCGAAAAGGGCCATACCGGTTCGCGCTGGGCGCTCGCCAATATGTATGCCGACGGCGACGGCGTCGCCCAGGATGATTTCGAAGCCTTCAAGATCTACAGCGAGATTGCCCAGCAGGGTGTCGAACCCGGTTCGGAAGACACCGGCTTCTTCGTCAACGCGCTTCTGTCGCTCGCCAATTACTACAAACACGGCATATCAGGCAGCCCGGTCAAGATTGATCTCACCCAGGCACGCCAGCTTTATTTCCAGGTGGCCTCAACCTTTGGCGTTCCCGAAGCGCAGTTCCAGTTGGCGCAGATGATGCTGGCCGGCGAGGGCGGCAATGCCAGCCCGCAGCAGGCGAAGAAATGGTTGAACCAGGCGCGCAAGAGTGGCCATCCCGGCGCCATGGCGGTTTTCGGAAATATTCTCTTTGACGAAGGTCAGACGGCCCGCGGTCTCGCGCTGATGACTGCCGCTCTCGACCGCTGCAAGCCCAAGGACTGCAGCTGGATGGAAGCGCTTCAGGAGCAGGCCTTCTCGGTTTCCAACGAGGCCGACCGGCGCACGGCGGTCTCGCTCTCGCACGCCATCGCAAGCGGCTCCGACGACTGA
- a CDS encoding peptide ABC transporter ATP-binding protein has product MTGAVLEGRDLARFYTVNRGLFKADATVKALNGVSFSLHSGKTLAVVGESGCGKSTLARLVTMIEDPTAGELLIDGKPARIGDRSLRSQVQIVFQNPYGSLNPRQKVGSILEEPLKINTDLDAAARRRKVEEMMARVGLRPEHHGRYPHMFSGGQRQRIAIARALMLRPKVLVLDEPVSALDLSIQAQVLNLLMDLQKEMGLAYLFISHGLSVVHHIADEVMVMYLGRPVETGPAAEVFARPRHPYTAALLSATPIADPERAKNRIRLQGELPSPLKPPSGCHFNPRCWKAQDYCRQVSPELSGEGAQKYACHFPLD; this is encoded by the coding sequence ATGACGGGCGCTGTTCTCGAGGGCAGGGATCTCGCCCGCTTCTACACCGTCAATCGCGGTCTCTTCAAAGCCGACGCCACCGTCAAGGCTCTGAACGGCGTCAGCTTCAGCCTCCATTCCGGCAAGACGCTTGCCGTCGTCGGCGAATCCGGCTGCGGCAAGTCGACGCTCGCCCGTCTGGTCACCATGATCGAGGACCCGACGGCCGGGGAATTGCTGATCGACGGCAAGCCTGCGCGCATCGGCGACCGCAGCCTGCGCAGCCAGGTACAGATCGTCTTTCAGAATCCTTACGGCTCGCTCAACCCGCGCCAGAAGGTCGGCTCGATTCTGGAAGAGCCGCTGAAGATCAACACCGATCTTGATGCCGCCGCCCGACGCCGCAAGGTCGAGGAGATGATGGCCCGCGTCGGCCTGCGTCCGGAACACCATGGTCGTTATCCCCATATGTTCTCCGGCGGCCAGCGCCAGCGCATCGCCATCGCCCGCGCCCTGATGCTGCGGCCGAAAGTGCTGGTGCTCGACGAACCGGTTTCGGCCCTCGACCTGTCGATCCAGGCGCAGGTGCTGAACCTGTTGATGGATCTGCAGAAGGAGATGGGGCTTGCCTATCTCTTCATCTCGCACGGCCTCTCCGTCGTCCACCACATCGCCGACGAGGTGATGGTGATGTATCTCGGCCGTCCGGTCGAGACCGGTCCGGCGGCCGAGGTCTTCGCCCGGCCGCGCCATCCCTATACCGCCGCCCTGCTGTCGGCGACGCCGATCGCCGATCCGGAGCGCGCCAAGAACCGCATCCGCCTTCAGGGCGAGCTGCCGTCGCCGCTGAAGCCGCCATCCGGCTGTCACTTCAATCCGCGCTGCTGGAAGGCGCAGGACTATTGCCGTCAGGTTTCTCCCGAACTAAGTGGAGAAGGTGCGCAAAAATATGCCTGTCACTTCCCGCTCGATTGA
- a CDS encoding ABC transporter permease subunit: MLRFFIGRLAVLIPTFLGVSLIAFSFIRLLPGDPVMLLSGERVMAPERHAQIMHDLGFDRPMYAQYFDYLGKVLQGDLGTSIVTKRPVLGEFLTLFPATLELSFCAIILAVCLGVPAGIFAAVKRGTWFDQSVMGVALIGYSMPIFWWGLLLIIFFSGYLGWTPVSGRISLMYFFKPVTGFMLIDSLLSGQKGAFASAVSYLILPTIVLATIPLAVIARQTRSAMLEVLGEDYVRTARSKGLKPLRVVGVHALRNAMIPVITTIGLQIGVLLAGAILTETIFSWPGIGKWMVDSVFKRDYAVVQGGLLLIAGVIMLVNLIVDVLYGFINPRIRH; this comes from the coding sequence ATGTTGCGTTTTTTCATCGGCCGCCTCGCGGTGCTGATCCCGACATTCCTCGGCGTTTCCCTGATTGCCTTCTCGTTCATCCGCCTGCTTCCCGGCGATCCCGTCATGCTGCTCTCTGGTGAGCGTGTCATGGCGCCGGAGCGGCACGCCCAGATCATGCACGATCTCGGCTTTGATCGGCCGATGTATGCGCAATATTTCGATTATCTCGGAAAAGTGCTGCAGGGCGATCTCGGCACCTCGATCGTCACCAAGCGGCCGGTCCTCGGCGAATTTCTGACGCTGTTTCCGGCGACGCTCGAGCTTTCCTTCTGCGCCATCATCCTCGCCGTCTGTCTTGGCGTGCCCGCCGGCATCTTTGCTGCCGTCAAGCGAGGCACGTGGTTCGATCAAAGTGTGATGGGCGTCGCCCTAATCGGTTATTCCATGCCGATTTTCTGGTGGGGCCTGCTGCTGATCATCTTCTTCTCCGGCTATCTTGGCTGGACACCGGTTTCCGGCCGCATTTCGCTGATGTATTTCTTCAAGCCGGTCACCGGCTTCATGCTGATCGACAGCCTGCTGTCCGGGCAGAAGGGGGCTTTTGCCTCCGCCGTCAGCTATCTCATCCTGCCGACCATCGTGCTGGCGACCATCCCGCTTGCCGTCATCGCCCGTCAGACGCGCTCGGCGATGCTCGAGGTTCTGGGCGAGGATTATGTCCGCACCGCGCGCTCGAAAGGGCTGAAGCCGCTGCGCGTCGTCGGCGTGCATGCACTGCGCAATGCGATGATCCCGGTCATCACCACCATCGGCCTGCAGATCGGCGTTCTTCTTGCCGGCGCCATCCTCACCGAGACGATTTTCTCCTGGCCGGGCATCGGCAAATGGATGGTCGATTCGGTGTTCAAGCGCGATTACGCCGTGGTCCAGGGCGGTCTTCTGCTGATCGCCGGCGTCATCATGCTCGTCAATCTGATTGTTGATGTCCTCTACGGCTTCATCAATCCGCGCATTCGTCACTAG
- a CDS encoding ABC transporter ATP-binding protein: protein MPLLEIENLTVEFQTSSGLFRAVDGVSLSCDKGEILSVVGESGSGKSVAMLALMGLLPWTAKITADRMQFDGQDLRGISGRQRRKIVGKDMAMIFQEPMSSLNPCFTVGFQLGETLRVHMGLNRKQRRERSIELLSLVGIPAPEDRLSNFPHQMSGGMSQRVMIAMALACNPKLLIADEPTTALDVTIQAQILDLLVRLQKEQGMALVLITHDMGVVSETAERVQVQYAGQKVEEQPVKALFRDPHHPYTAALLAALPERAQVGHRLPSIAGVVPGQHGRPTGCLFAPRCGYATVECDRGVVRQGPELGLALCNYPLKDGKPLGHPGVMVNETAGDLV, encoded by the coding sequence ATGCCGCTCCTCGAAATCGAAAATCTGACCGTCGAATTCCAGACCTCATCAGGTCTTTTCCGCGCCGTCGATGGCGTCTCGCTTAGCTGCGACAAGGGCGAAATCCTCTCGGTCGTCGGTGAATCCGGCTCGGGAAAATCGGTCGCCATGCTCGCCCTGATGGGGCTTTTGCCCTGGACGGCGAAGATCACCGCCGACCGCATGCAGTTCGACGGCCAGGACTTGCGCGGCATTTCCGGTCGTCAGCGCCGCAAGATCGTCGGCAAGGACATGGCGATGATCTTCCAGGAGCCGATGTCGAGTCTTAACCCGTGCTTCACGGTCGGATTCCAGCTCGGCGAGACCTTGCGTGTCCATATGGGCCTCAACCGGAAGCAACGCCGCGAGCGGTCGATCGAGCTCCTGAGCCTCGTCGGCATTCCGGCGCCGGAAGACCGGCTGTCGAATTTCCCGCACCAGATGTCGGGCGGCATGAGCCAGCGCGTCATGATCGCCATGGCGCTCGCCTGCAATCCGAAGCTGCTGATCGCCGACGAGCCGACGACGGCGCTCGACGTGACAATCCAGGCGCAGATCCTCGATCTGCTGGTGCGCCTGCAGAAGGAACAGGGCATGGCGCTGGTGCTGATCACCCACGACATGGGTGTCGTTTCCGAAACCGCCGAGCGCGTGCAGGTGCAATATGCCGGCCAGAAGGTCGAGGAACAGCCGGTGAAGGCGTTGTTCCGCGATCCGCATCATCCCTATACGGCAGCCCTGCTCGCCGCGCTGCCGGAACGCGCCCAGGTCGGCCATCGTCTCCCCTCGATCGCGGGCGTCGTGCCCGGCCAGCATGGCCGTCCGACCGGCTGTCTGTTCGCGCCGCGCTGCGGCTACGCCACCGTCGAATGCGATCGCGGCGTCGTCCGCCAGGGACCGGAGCTCGGCCTGGCGCTCTGCAACTATCCTTTGAAGGACGGCAAGCCGCTCGGGCATCCCGGCGTCATGGTCAATGAAACTGCAGGAGACCTGGTATGA